A part of Armatimonadota bacterium genomic DNA contains:
- the fliP gene encoding flagellar type III secretion system pore protein FliP (The bacterial flagellar biogenesis protein FliP forms a type III secretion system (T3SS)-type pore required for flagellar assembly.) → MNPKATVFLRSALVLLLIAFAVMATPQSVLVPSIQLGVGPAKGQDQLSTSLQLLALLTVLSIAPAILILSTAFTRIVIILSFVRTALGTQSIPPNQVIVGLSLFLTFFVMGPTYERINKEAIVPYTAKQNPITFDEAVKRAEKPVKEFMLKNTYEGDLKMFLEMRKQTPKNREELDIFSLIPAFVISELKTAFIIGFYIFVPFVIIDLIVASVMMGMGMMMMPPVVVSLPAKLLVFVLADGWSVLAHAILSGYS, encoded by the coding sequence ATGAACCCGAAGGCCACCGTGTTCCTCCGGTCGGCGCTTGTCCTCCTTCTGATCGCGTTCGCGGTCATGGCGACGCCCCAGTCCGTCCTAGTCCCGAGCATCCAACTCGGCGTGGGCCCCGCGAAGGGCCAAGACCAACTGAGCACGAGCCTGCAACTGTTGGCGCTCTTGACCGTCCTTAGCATCGCTCCGGCCATCCTGATCTTGTCGACCGCGTTCACACGCATCGTCATCATCCTAAGCTTCGTCCGGACAGCCCTCGGAACGCAGTCGATCCCACCGAACCAGGTCATCGTCGGGCTCAGTCTGTTTTTAACCTTTTTCGTCATGGGGCCGACGTACGAGCGCATCAACAAGGAAGCCATCGTCCCGTACACGGCCAAGCAGAACCCCATCACCTTCGACGAAGCCGTGAAGAGGGCCGAAAAGCCCGTGAAGGAGTTCATGCTGAAGAACACCTATGAGGGCGACCTCAAGATGTTCCTCGAGATGCGGAAGCAGACCCCGAAGAACCGGGAAGAACTCGACATCTTCTCGCTGATCCCGGCGTTCGTGATCAGCGAACTGAAAACGGCCTTTATCATCGGCTTCTACATTTTTGTCCCGTTCGTGATCATCGACTTGATCGTCGCGAGCGTGATGATGGGCATGGGCATGATGATGATGCCGCCTGTCGTCGTCTCCCTGCCGGCCAAACTCCTCGTGTTCGTCCTTGCCGACGGTTGGAGCGTGTTGGCCCACGCCATCCTCTCGGGGTATTCGTGA
- a CDS encoding flagellar biosynthetic protein FliO — protein sequence MRAVISAVTVVATGVAVSAQSLGTKADVVAKTASGPIVRPMDLLQIVVALAVVGWLLKWALPKVAGRLASKPKTSPGSTISVDETLSLGNGHLQVVTVRGRALLLAVSATGTTFLTDLTPATAPGTTAAPEETPAFFEMLDAADGTSEPTALNATTPSDDPGSMSMDDAIALISAARKRLDTPEATGTGALDRLNRLTGGR from the coding sequence ATGCGCGCGGTCATCTCCGCCGTCACGGTCGTCGCTACCGGCGTCGCCGTTTCCGCCCAGAGCTTAGGCACGAAGGCGGACGTCGTCGCCAAGACGGCCTCCGGGCCGATCGTCCGGCCGATGGACCTCCTCCAAATAGTGGTGGCCTTGGCCGTCGTCGGATGGTTGTTGAAGTGGGCGCTCCCCAAGGTCGCGGGCAGGCTTGCGTCCAAACCCAAAACGAGCCCAGGCTCGACGATCTCGGTCGACGAGACCTTGTCCCTCGGTAACGGGCACCTCCAAGTCGTGACGGTCCGCGGACGGGCCTTGCTGCTCGCCGTTTCCGCGACCGGGACCACGTTCCTGACCGACCTGACGCCCGCCACGGCCCCCGGAACGACCGCCGCGCCCGAAGAGACGCCCGCGTTCTTCGAAATGCTCGACGCCGCCGATGGCACGTCCGAGCCGACGGCACTGAACGCGACGACCCCGAGCGACGATCCCGGCAGCATGTCGATGGACGATGCGATCGCTTTGATTTCGGCCGCCCGCAAGCGGCTCGACACTCCGGAAGCGACGGGCACCGGTGCGCTCGATAGGCTCAACCGCCTGACGGGAGGACGATGA
- a CDS encoding DUF4394 domain-containing protein — protein MNIRTPFFLSLAVLAACPLATAQDVMAVTTGNRLVRFQATDPTQILADMSFTGLSQNDLVLGLDYRPATGELYAMGSSSTLYKVDAGTGQATAVGAPFAPGLNGVEFGFDFNPTVDRIRVTSDKGQNLRLNPNTGQVAVVDTDLAFAAGDPNAGARPNIVGSAYTNNFNGATSTTLFDIDSDLDVLVTQVPPNNGTLNTVGSLGLDVTSLVGFDVLGTDQAYAALTRAGDFRSAFYRIDLSTGKAGYIGAIGGDVFQIRDIAMVPEPSSAVVLTLGALLLRRKKRS, from the coding sequence ATGAACATCCGAACGCCCTTCTTCCTTTCCCTGGCCGTTTTGGCCGCATGCCCGTTGGCTACCGCCCAAGACGTAATGGCGGTCACGACGGGGAACCGGCTCGTCCGTTTTCAAGCGACCGACCCGACACAGATCCTTGCGGACATGTCGTTCACCGGATTGTCGCAAAACGACTTGGTGCTCGGTCTCGACTACCGGCCGGCGACGGGCGAGTTGTACGCGATGGGCAGTTCGAGCACGTTGTACAAAGTCGACGCCGGAACCGGTCAAGCCACGGCCGTCGGCGCACCCTTCGCTCCGGGCCTGAACGGAGTCGAGTTCGGCTTCGACTTCAACCCGACGGTCGACCGTATCCGTGTCACGAGTGACAAGGGTCAGAACCTCAGGTTGAACCCGAACACGGGGCAAGTCGCGGTCGTCGATACGGACCTGGCGTTCGCGGCGGGAGACCCTAACGCCGGTGCGCGGCCGAACATCGTCGGATCGGCCTATACGAACAACTTCAACGGTGCCACGTCGACGACCCTGTTCGACATCGACAGCGACCTGGACGTCCTCGTCACCCAAGTCCCGCCGAACAACGGCACGCTGAACACGGTCGGCAGTCTCGGTCTTGACGTGACGAGCCTCGTCGGTTTCGACGTCCTCGGCACCGATCAAGCCTATGCGGCCTTGACACGGGCCGGCGACTTCCGGAGCGCCTTCTACCGGATCGACCTTTCCACCGGAAAGGCGGGGTACATCGGAGCGATCGGTGGGGACGTGTTCCAGATTCGGGACATCGCCATGGTCCCCGAGCCGTCCTCGGCCGTCGTCTTGACCCTTGGCGCCCTCCTGCTCCGGCGTAAGAAACGGTCTTGA
- a CDS encoding DUF4424 family protein, whose product MAPVLWILAAWNDGAVVGVGGTVTALDEGTRVRMASELVTIDYAKRKVSTDFVFRNDGEATTVLMGFPEEGGGDIQIPTAPRKTYFESFSSWVDGKPVETALKVAESNADEQFYKQWWTKSVVFEAGQTRRVRNEYVTQYGSNTMSIDWLTYVLGTGRTWAGTIGSAKVVADISGVPKGSFVVSNPKYHRRSGNKIVWEFRDFEPEELTFEVSIGRVRTVRAWEPKAGTETAGVGYVFRR is encoded by the coding sequence ATGGCCCCAGTGTTGTGGATCCTTGCGGCCTGGAACGACGGTGCGGTCGTCGGAGTCGGCGGAACGGTCACGGCGCTCGACGAAGGGACCCGAGTCCGGATGGCCAGTGAACTGGTCACGATCGACTATGCGAAACGGAAGGTCTCGACCGACTTCGTGTTCCGGAACGACGGCGAGGCGACCACGGTCCTGATGGGTTTTCCGGAAGAGGGCGGTGGAGACATCCAGATTCCGACGGCCCCACGCAAGACGTACTTCGAGTCGTTTTCGTCCTGGGTCGACGGAAAGCCGGTCGAGACGGCCCTCAAGGTCGCCGAGTCCAACGCCGACGAGCAGTTTTACAAGCAGTGGTGGACCAAATCGGTGGTTTTCGAGGCCGGCCAGACCCGTCGCGTGCGCAACGAATACGTGACCCAATACGGTTCCAATACGATGTCGATCGATTGGCTGACGTACGTCCTTGGTACTGGGAGGACATGGGCCGGGACGATCGGCTCGGCCAAAGTCGTCGCGGACATCTCAGGCGTTCCTAAGGGCTCGTTCGTCGTGTCGAACCCCAAGTACCACCGGCGGTCGGGGAACAAGATCGTGTGGGAGTTCCGAGACTTCGAGCCCGAAGAACTCACGTTCGAGGTTTCCATCGGCCGCGTCCGGACAGTTCGGGCCTGGGAGCCGAAGGCCGGAACCGAGACGGCCGGCGTCGGCTATGTGTTCCGACGCTGA
- a CDS encoding sugar phosphate isomerase/epimerase — translation MKIGVQLYTVRDQMNADPAGTLKAIGKMGYRYVEAAGTAGKSTKEFATMARDAGLKFCGMHVGYDQCEKQLDQVLADAEVMDCPYIVVPGLPERAYADGWDRCGIRLQKFGEKVAKAKRKFGFHNHSGEFVKVGDRTAYEIMTESSCPDHMLLEVDLWWAHCGGQDVPGLLKAHGERVHLVHLKDGTSCRAETHVPAGQGEMDWPPVLKQLDACKTAFGIVEFDSAAGDPLAAIKASLLYFRTAGYKG, via the coding sequence ATGAAGATCGGAGTCCAGCTCTACACCGTTCGGGATCAGATGAACGCGGATCCCGCGGGCACCCTGAAGGCGATCGGAAAGATGGGTTACCGGTACGTCGAAGCGGCAGGGACGGCAGGTAAGTCGACCAAAGAGTTCGCAACGATGGCCCGGGACGCCGGACTGAAGTTCTGCGGCATGCACGTCGGATATGACCAGTGCGAGAAACAGCTGGACCAAGTCCTTGCTGACGCGGAGGTCATGGACTGTCCGTACATCGTCGTGCCCGGTCTTCCGGAGCGGGCTTATGCCGACGGATGGGACAGGTGCGGCATCCGCTTGCAGAAATTCGGCGAGAAAGTGGCCAAAGCCAAGCGCAAGTTCGGTTTCCACAACCATAGCGGGGAATTCGTCAAGGTCGGAGACCGGACCGCTTATGAGATCATGACGGAGTCGTCCTGCCCGGACCATATGCTGCTCGAAGTCGACCTTTGGTGGGCGCATTGTGGCGGTCAGGACGTTCCCGGGCTTCTCAAGGCTCACGGAGAGCGCGTCCATCTGGTCCATCTCAAAGACGGAACGTCTTGCCGGGCCGAGACCCACGTGCCTGCCGGCCAGGGAGAAATGGACTGGCCGCCTGTCTTGAAGCAGCTCGACGCCTGCAAGACCGCGTTCGGCATCGTCGAATTCGACTCCGCTGCTGGCGATCCGTTGGCGGCGATCAAAGCCAGTCTTCTGTATTTCCGGACCGCTGGATACAAAGGTTGA
- the fliN gene encoding flagellar motor switch protein FliN: protein MPRIAQDVLNKLSTVVGQVWQTVSTTVSEAAGFAVNFSNPLVLATTGADIQAEVNSPRFVITFSFASQPENGMMVFLSPDTVADLYASLKGEMPQTVDEGLVADVRPVLEAIVQGICLGVGSARNEPMVASGLTVRYQIPTLTTSMQKSEELVRCNVPVSYEEFSGTVVWLLDSEVGYHVAGVEPGDERSPFASVSGSGSANGADAPMFDESGLEIIMDIPLDVSVELGRVKLQVREVLELGAGSIVEIDKAAGEPVDVLVNGRLVARGEVVVIDDNFGVRITEILSVHERLMKLNEAA from the coding sequence ATGCCCAGAATCGCCCAAGACGTACTCAACAAGCTCAGCACCGTTGTCGGCCAGGTGTGGCAGACCGTGTCTACGACCGTCAGCGAAGCTGCCGGGTTCGCGGTCAACTTCAGCAACCCGCTCGTCCTTGCGACGACGGGGGCCGACATCCAAGCGGAAGTCAATTCACCCCGCTTCGTGATCACGTTTTCGTTCGCCAGTCAGCCGGAAAACGGCATGATGGTGTTCCTGTCGCCGGACACGGTCGCCGATCTCTACGCCTCGTTGAAGGGCGAAATGCCGCAGACGGTGGACGAAGGTCTCGTGGCCGACGTTCGGCCCGTCCTCGAAGCGATCGTACAAGGAATCTGTCTTGGCGTCGGAAGCGCACGCAACGAGCCGATGGTCGCGAGCGGTCTGACGGTGCGCTACCAAATCCCGACGTTGACGACATCGATGCAAAAGTCAGAGGAGCTCGTCCGCTGTAACGTTCCGGTCAGTTACGAGGAGTTCTCGGGCACCGTGGTGTGGCTCCTCGATTCGGAAGTCGGCTACCACGTGGCCGGAGTCGAACCCGGTGACGAACGCAGCCCCTTCGCGTCGGTCTCGGGCTCGGGATCGGCGAACGGCGCGGACGCGCCGATGTTCGACGAGAGCGGCCTTGAGATCATCATGGACATCCCGCTCGACGTCAGCGTCGAATTGGGGCGTGTCAAGCTTCAAGTCCGGGAGGTCTTGGAACTCGGAGCCGGATCGATCGTGGAGATCGATAAGGCGGCGGGGGAACCGGTCGACGTCCTGGTCAACGGCCGGCTCGTCGCACGGGGCGAAGTCGTCGTGATCGACGACAATTTCGGCGTCCGTATCACCGAGATCTTGAGCGTGCACGAGCGGCTCATGAAGCTGAACGAGGCGGCGTAA
- the fliQ gene encoding flagellar biosynthesis protein FliQ has protein sequence MNHAVVLDLARQGMTVALMVTLPVLAVALFTGLAVSVFQAVTQVQEMTLTFVPKLIGAAIVLLTMGSWMLTTLVKFTHLCFTHAAQITQ, from the coding sequence GTGAACCACGCCGTCGTCCTCGACTTGGCCCGCCAGGGTATGACCGTCGCCCTGATGGTGACGCTTCCCGTGCTCGCCGTCGCCTTGTTCACCGGTCTTGCCGTCAGCGTCTTTCAGGCCGTCACGCAGGTCCAGGAAATGACGCTGACGTTCGTCCCGAAGCTGATCGGGGCGGCCATCGTCCTGCTGACGATGGGGAGTTGGATGCTCACGACCCTGGTCAAGTTCACCCACCTGTGCTTTACGCACGCGGCCCAGATCACCCAGTGA
- the trxB gene encoding thioredoxin-disulfide reductase, with protein sequence MPHNVIIVGSGPAGYTAALYAARADLKPLLFTGPEPGGQLMITTDVENYPGFPEGVMGPDMMDLFRDQAARFGTDIRSQTVNRVDLSRRPYKVFVGDEEFETKSLIVSTGASAKWIGIESEKTFGGFGVSACATCDGFFFRGKEVIVVGGGDTAMEEANYLTRHASKVVVVHRRDTLRASKIMQQRALDNPKIEFVWNAAVQEVLGVTEPHRKVTGVKLASTVDGKEWERSIDGVFVAIGHKPNSDVFAKWLETDELGYIKVEPYSTRTKLPGVFACGDVTDRTYRQAVTAAGTGCMAAIDAERFLESEGE encoded by the coding sequence ATGCCGCACAACGTGATCATCGTCGGATCGGGCCCAGCCGGGTACACGGCCGCCCTGTATGCCGCACGCGCCGACTTGAAGCCCCTCCTGTTCACCGGCCCGGAGCCCGGCGGCCAATTGATGATCACGACCGACGTCGAGAACTACCCCGGCTTTCCGGAAGGGGTCATGGGGCCGGACATGATGGACCTCTTCCGCGACCAAGCGGCCCGGTTCGGAACCGACATCCGCTCCCAGACCGTCAACCGGGTCGACCTCTCGCGCCGGCCGTACAAGGTCTTTGTCGGCGACGAAGAGTTCGAGACCAAGTCCTTGATCGTGTCCACCGGAGCCTCGGCCAAGTGGATCGGTATCGAAAGCGAAAAGACGTTCGGCGGCTTCGGGGTCAGCGCCTGTGCGACCTGTGACGGTTTCTTCTTCCGGGGGAAGGAGGTCATCGTCGTCGGGGGAGGGGACACGGCCATGGAGGAGGCGAACTACCTGACCCGTCACGCGTCGAAAGTCGTCGTCGTCCATCGGCGCGACACCTTGCGGGCCAGTAAGATCATGCAACAGCGCGCGTTGGACAACCCGAAGATCGAGTTCGTCTGGAACGCCGCGGTCCAAGAGGTCTTGGGCGTGACGGAGCCGCACCGGAAGGTCACGGGCGTAAAGCTCGCCAGCACGGTCGACGGGAAGGAGTGGGAACGATCGATCGACGGCGTGTTCGTCGCGATCGGTCATAAGCCGAATTCGGACGTCTTCGCCAAATGGCTCGAAACGGACGAACTGGGATACATCAAGGTCGAACCGTACTCGACACGGACGAAGCTGCCGGGCGTGTTCGCCTGTGGTGACGTCACCGACCGGACATACCGCCAAGCGGTGACGGCGGCCGGAACCGGGTGCATGGCCGCGATCGACGCCGAGCGGTTCCTCGAATCCGAAGGAGAGTGA
- a CDS encoding flagellar biosynthetic protein FliR, producing MKLDAHFLFACLCIFVRCTAMLLSAPGLGTVVPVVVRTLFGALLTFCLVPTLQPLIGEMPGTFLGLGMAVAHEAMIGVLIGGFLQLLVSGAQAAGAFLDVQIGTGSAQVFNPFLGVTATPLSQFKAVLTTVLVFLLNGHRTMIAAFAKSYDMSGPTLHSVQDNLLGFMTTTSLVSLQIAAPVAAVTLIIDFAAGIVNKAVPQTQPFLLSLPAKLAAGIVVVSLGLPALVAAVQSGLDSAFTHLGRALGGG from the coding sequence GTGAAGCTCGACGCCCACTTTCTGTTCGCCTGCCTGTGCATCTTCGTGCGTTGCACGGCGATGCTCTTGTCCGCGCCGGGTTTGGGAACCGTCGTGCCCGTCGTCGTCCGGACGCTATTCGGAGCGCTTCTGACTTTCTGTCTTGTACCGACCCTTCAACCTCTGATCGGCGAGATGCCTGGGACGTTTCTCGGGCTCGGGATGGCGGTCGCGCACGAAGCGATGATCGGCGTCCTGATCGGCGGTTTCCTCCAGCTTCTCGTGTCTGGTGCACAAGCCGCCGGAGCGTTCCTGGACGTCCAGATCGGCACCGGCTCGGCCCAAGTCTTCAACCCGTTCCTTGGAGTCACGGCGACCCCGCTCAGTCAGTTCAAGGCGGTCTTGACGACCGTGCTCGTGTTCCTTTTGAACGGCCATCGGACGATGATCGCCGCCTTTGCGAAGAGCTACGACATGTCCGGTCCGACCCTTCACTCCGTCCAGGACAACCTGTTGGGGTTCATGACGACGACGAGCCTCGTCAGCCTGCAGATCGCGGCACCCGTCGCGGCCGTGACGTTGATCATCGACTTCGCTGCGGGCATCGTCAACAAAGCCGTCCCTCAGACGCAGCCGTTCCTCTTGTCGCTGCCCGCCAAGCTCGCCGCCGGCATCGTCGTCGTCTCACTCGGGCTACCCGCCCTCGTCGCGGCCGTTCAGAGCGGCCTCGACTCCGCGTTCACCCATTTGGGTCGAGCGTTAGGAGGCGGATAG
- a CDS encoding GNAT family N-acetyltransferase encodes MHVRIVEAHECDTAHRLRLHALSSDPFAFGATLDEESSMSAAEVSDRYSPSEAGFVVGAFDDAGALAGMVGFRRQKGSKRRHGAQIWGLYVDAEARGKGLARALMTTVLKEARTRVGFTQVTLGVSSVAERAKSLYRSLGFESYGVEPNAHRQDGRSIDMEFMVYVFDLRSED; translated from the coding sequence GTGCACGTCCGCATCGTAGAAGCTCACGAGTGCGACACCGCCCATCGGCTCCGGCTCCATGCCCTGTCCTCAGATCCGTTCGCATTCGGAGCGACGTTGGACGAGGAGTCTTCGATGAGCGCAGCGGAAGTCTCAGACCGGTACTCGCCTTCGGAAGCCGGTTTCGTCGTCGGTGCGTTCGACGACGCGGGGGCGCTCGCCGGCATGGTCGGTTTCCGGAGGCAAAAGGGGTCGAAGCGGAGGCACGGAGCGCAGATCTGGGGCCTTTATGTCGATGCTGAAGCCCGGGGGAAAGGTCTTGCACGGGCGCTCATGACGACCGTGCTGAAGGAAGCCCGAACCCGAGTCGGGTTCACGCAGGTCACGCTCGGGGTCAGCTCCGTTGCCGAACGGGCCAAGTCCCTTTATCGTTCGCTCGGGTTCGAGTCCTATGGAGTCGAACCGAACGCCCACCGGCAGGACGGGCGTTCGATCGACATGGAGTTCATGGTCTACGTGTTCGACCTTCGGTCGGAGGATTGA
- a CDS encoding VOC family protein: MDPHARIGHVHLKVSDLERSLAFYCGVLGFTLTQRLGRQAAFVSAGGYHHHIGLNTWTSLGGPRPADGTTGLFHVAVLYPSRKALAVAVRRLLEQGVVFDGAADHGVSEAVYLRDPDGNGIELYWDRPESQWPRNADGGIEMVTLPLDLNGLLSES; this comes from the coding sequence ATCGACCCGCACGCCCGCATCGGGCACGTCCATCTGAAAGTCTCGGACTTAGAGCGGTCTCTCGCGTTCTACTGCGGTGTGCTGGGCTTCACGTTGACCCAACGGCTCGGGCGCCAGGCCGCCTTCGTGTCCGCCGGGGGCTATCACCATCACATCGGTCTGAACACATGGACGAGCCTCGGTGGACCCCGGCCCGCGGACGGGACGACCGGCCTGTTCCATGTCGCCGTCTTGTATCCAAGCCGCAAGGCTTTGGCTGTCGCCGTCCGGCGTCTGCTCGAGCAAGGGGTCGTGTTCGACGGTGCAGCGGACCATGGCGTCAGCGAAGCCGTCTATCTGCGGGATCCCGACGGCAACGGGATCGAGCTTTATTGGGACCGCCCCGAAAGCCAGTGGCCCCGGAACGCCGACGGTGGGATCGAAATGGTGACGTTGCCCTTGGACTTGAACGGACTTTTGTCCGAATCCTGA
- the fliM gene encoding flagellar motor switch protein FliM, which produces MSEILSQAEIEALLSSLNPEAGPVAEASAPEFAPATPGQARPRQVSTAYEVYDFRRPDKFSKDQLRTLQMLHETFARISGSSLSAFLRSPVNIDLISLEQVPFEEYLRSIQSSVFTVMTIPPLNGQAVLEMEFATVLIMIDKLLGGPGRPMERSVLTDIEQPLVKQMVERMFHALKSAWEGVVIVNPGIESIETSAQFVQIAPPTDIVISILFEIRIGDARGAMSLCIPYMVLKPVTTKLSAQKWFASGNRKQKPEYRRALVHHINAAPVECTVKLGNCKLNVRDFLHLKSGDVVRLDQRSERDILMLVSRTPKFEGRPALHGRKLVFNVTGPYIEI; this is translated from the coding sequence TTGTCAGAAATCCTCTCCCAAGCCGAAATCGAAGCCTTGCTCAGCTCACTGAACCCTGAAGCGGGTCCGGTCGCTGAAGCGAGCGCTCCAGAGTTCGCGCCCGCGACGCCGGGTCAGGCTCGCCCGCGCCAGGTCTCGACGGCCTATGAAGTCTACGACTTCCGTCGACCCGACAAATTCAGCAAAGACCAACTCCGTACGCTGCAGATGTTGCACGAAACGTTCGCGCGCATCAGCGGCAGCAGCCTGTCGGCCTTTCTTCGTAGCCCGGTCAACATCGATCTCATTTCGCTCGAACAGGTCCCGTTCGAGGAGTACCTTCGCAGCATCCAGAGCAGTGTGTTCACGGTCATGACGATCCCGCCCCTGAACGGTCAAGCCGTACTGGAGATGGAGTTCGCGACCGTCCTGATCATGATCGACAAGCTCTTGGGCGGACCCGGCCGACCGATGGAGCGCTCGGTCTTGACCGATATCGAGCAACCGCTGGTCAAGCAGATGGTCGAGCGCATGTTCCACGCGCTGAAGTCGGCATGGGAAGGTGTCGTCATCGTGAACCCCGGGATCGAGTCGATCGAGACCAGTGCCCAGTTCGTCCAGATCGCACCGCCGACGGACATCGTCATCAGCATCCTCTTCGAAATCCGGATCGGCGACGCGCGCGGTGCCATGAGCCTTTGCATCCCCTACATGGTCTTGAAACCTGTGACGACCAAGCTCAGCGCCCAGAAGTGGTTCGCGAGCGGGAACAGGAAGCAAAAACCCGAGTATCGGCGCGCCCTTGTCCATCACATCAACGCTGCGCCCGTCGAGTGCACGGTCAAGCTCGGCAACTGCAAATTGAACGTCCGTGACTTCCTGCACTTGAAGAGCGGAGACGTCGTCCGGCTGGACCAGCGCTCGGAGCGCGACATTCTGATGCTCGTCAGCAGGACACCCAAATTCGAGGGCCGGCCGGCCCTTCACGGGCGGAAGCTCGTGTTCAACGTCACCGGACCTTATATCGAGATCTAA
- a CDS encoding EscU/YscU/HrcU family type III secretion system export apparatus switch protein, which translates to MPEQPAGERTEQATPRRKLEARKKGTVAKSNDITGALGLLTIALMAPSVFTSLSTAFLRGVNTSIARVPSTVSPVEVGRYSATLLAPAAAGVLPLLAAVMVVGLVSNFAQVGFVLSGEALSPKLERLNPLPGFQRMFSARSTFEGLKAMGKMGLFGMIAYGAVREHWDKLLGLAWLTPARSTAIVAETMQSVLVRVGLAWLAVAVIDYIFQRKQVDKQLMMTRDELRREMKEQEGSPEVKGAQMRRRRQLAKGGLASKLKTADAVITNPTHFAIAIRYERSTMFAPMVVAKGADYLALRIRQMATDLDVPIVENKPLARALYKQCEAGDYVPRDLFAPVAEVLAYVYQTVKKVKRG; encoded by the coding sequence GTGCCTGAACAACCTGCGGGCGAACGGACGGAACAGGCGACGCCTCGCCGAAAGCTTGAGGCGCGCAAGAAAGGAACCGTCGCGAAATCGAACGACATCACGGGAGCCCTTGGGCTTTTGACGATCGCCTTGATGGCTCCTTCCGTCTTCACGAGCCTCTCGACGGCGTTCCTGAGGGGCGTCAATACGTCGATCGCACGGGTTCCGTCGACGGTTTCGCCCGTGGAAGTGGGACGGTACTCGGCCACACTGTTGGCGCCCGCTGCGGCCGGGGTCCTGCCGCTCCTCGCGGCGGTCATGGTGGTCGGGCTCGTCAGCAATTTCGCACAGGTCGGCTTCGTCCTTAGCGGCGAAGCGCTGTCGCCCAAACTGGAGCGCCTCAACCCGCTTCCGGGCTTCCAAAGGATGTTCTCGGCGCGATCCACCTTCGAGGGTCTGAAGGCGATGGGCAAGATGGGCCTCTTCGGGATGATCGCCTACGGCGCGGTCCGCGAGCACTGGGACAAGCTCTTGGGACTTGCCTGGTTGACACCGGCGCGCTCGACGGCGATCGTCGCCGAAACGATGCAGTCGGTCTTGGTCCGGGTCGGGCTGGCGTGGTTGGCCGTGGCCGTCATCGACTACATCTTCCAGCGGAAGCAAGTGGACAAGCAGCTCATGATGACCCGCGACGAACTCCGCCGCGAAATGAAGGAGCAGGAAGGGTCACCGGAGGTTAAAGGGGCGCAGATGCGGCGGCGGCGGCAATTGGCCAAGGGTGGGCTTGCCTCGAAGTTGAAAACAGCCGACGCCGTGATCACGAACCCCACCCACTTCGCCATAGCGATCCGCTACGAACGGAGCACCATGTTCGCACCGATGGTGGTCGCGAAGGGTGCGGACTACCTGGCCCTGCGCATCCGACAAATGGCGACCGACCTGGACGTCCCGATCGTGGAGAACAAGCCGCTGGCCCGCGCCCTTTACAAGCAGTGCGAGGCAGGCGATTATGTCCCTCGCGACCTGTTCGCGCCGGTCGCCGAAGTCTTGGCGTACGTCTACCAGACCGTCAAAAAGGTGAAGCGGGGCTAA
- a CDS encoding DUF1697 domain-containing protein — MPEYAVFLRSLNVGTTNRIKSADLCDVFRSVGTRDVRTFLQSGNVRFQHDDTDVETVAQLVERGLEEAGLKRVAAIVRTLEDLDGLAAGKPFGSGDGAGLSRFVVLLRRPYTGDFSGLKSPDCTFVGSTPTEVFLTAPKGLPRPANPNATIEKVTGSPCTGRFWNVVVDFAAFCRKG; from the coding sequence GTGCCCGAATACGCCGTGTTCCTTCGGTCGCTGAACGTCGGCACGACGAACCGTATCAAGTCTGCCGACCTCTGCGACGTGTTCCGATCGGTCGGAACGCGGGACGTTCGAACGTTCCTTCAATCGGGCAACGTCCGGTTCCAGCACGACGACACGGACGTGGAGACGGTCGCACAACTGGTCGAACGCGGACTGGAGGAAGCCGGGCTGAAACGCGTCGCGGCCATCGTCAGGACGTTGGAGGACCTTGACGGTCTTGCGGCCGGGAAACCGTTCGGGTCCGGCGATGGTGCCGGTCTGTCCCGGTTCGTCGTCTTGTTGCGCAGGCCCTATACAGGTGACTTCTCAGGGTTGAAAAGCCCCGATTGCACGTTTGTCGGCTCGACGCCGACCGAGGTCTTCTTGACCGCGCCGAAAGGTCTGCCTCGTCCCGCAAACCCTAACGCGACGATCGAGAAGGTCACGGGTTCGCCGTGTACGGGCCGGTTCTGGAACGTCGTCGTCGATTTCGCTGCGTTCTGCCGCAAGGGGTGA